From the genome of Medicago truncatula cultivar Jemalong A17 chromosome 2, MtrunA17r5.0-ANR, whole genome shotgun sequence:
TAATGAAGGGATGTGATTTGGAGTAACTCAAAAGAGTTActccttggagtcaaaatatccctccccttttgtaaaattttgtacaatcatttaaatttgataATTCTGTTATTcaaagataagaaaaataaaattattggaaTCTAAAAACAAAGGAAAGTAGCTAGATTTTTACTAAGTCCAAATTCCTTGTGGAAATCCGAGGGCATAAAATAGAGAACCTGTAGACATTGAATTGAAATCCATAGGCAATTTCGTTCATGACTATTGATAATCTTTGAGAACATACATGGAAGGATCGAGGAAAAGACTTTAACaatgtatttcatttttcttagtGACGCTGCAATAAGGGAGCGATGTAGAGGATAATAGTGCTTGATCATGAAgatgatttaaatgattaattaagGATCGGTAGATTAAAACATAATGAAGGGATGTGATTTGGAGTAACTCAAAAGAGTTActccttggagtcaaaatatccctccccttttgtaaaattttgggggattttatcatgtttttggtggtttttagtttttattaggCGTGATTTACTTCTGATTTGCTACGATTTAAgttgttatatatatttctaaatttgGTAGGATCTTACAATCCATGTTATGATCCTATGATTTACGATCTTGTGACCCTTCCCCGATCTTACATAGGATCCCGATTCTGACTACCTTGGTGTTAACTATCAATTAATGCACGTAGACTGTTTGATGTATGCAAATAACCTCTTTCTTTATGACTATTAGGCAACTAAATGTCAAAGCTAGTTTTCTCAATGCTGCAATGATTATTAGGCAACTGTATGATTATTAGACAACCTACCATGTTAAGATGCAATgcttattttttggtcaagtagatgcagtactttttttatttaatgcacgtaagctttttcatatattcatttgttttccgtgccttgtattttttatttattttttatatacattttgcCATATTAAATTTAACTCACATTTTGGCATCTTATTTTGTTCAGCTGTAAACCCTTTTACCGGCAAGCCAGTTGCCCTTTTCAATGAGCAACCACCCCAGGCAAGTTTTTCTGGATGggtccttttttcttttgattcaaatttcacaattttagtttctttctaCATATTTGAATtcattcttaatttttatttttacaatccATTACGGTTCCACACATCAAACAATGAATGTCCCATCAACTGGGATCCAAATACTTCTTGGTAAAACAGCTTCTAGGAGCTCATAAACTCCGATCATAAGATCTGGTAACATTCTCTCCCAAATTGTCCCATAAGCACTTGCAACAGCAGACAAGCCAAAATAATCCAAACATAAGCATTTCCAAACAGCCCCCCTAATAATGAGCAACTTgtactttattttgttttcacatAAGTACCCCATTCTTCAACTTTCCACCTATCTGACTAGGGTATTACATATAAATCAGACATTTAATGCTCTTGAAGATTTTGTCTTGAATAAGTTCAATATTACAATTTGCTTTGTGTGCCAGTTTGCATAATATGGGATTAGTGTTGAATATCtgctccattttatttttttgtaacatGTATCTTTGGTGGGTGTGTGTGTTTGTTGTAATTGTCTAATTTTTTCTGCAAAACTTCAGCTCAGTTGTTTATAACATACAATGATAAAATGCGTGCTTGAGTTGCATCCGTAATGTTGTGTATGAATGAGAGATGAGGATTTGAACTGTTTGATTTTGCTTTACCCTCCTGATTTCCTTGCCTATTGTTGTTTAATGACATATTTAGACGCCTTGAGTCTCTGATTGAATTTTTAACCAGGAGGTGAAACCCGAAACCGATGAAAAGACTAAAGTGTACTATCATGCAAATGGAAAGCTAGAGTTTCTTCTTATGAACCATCAGCTAGGCCTTCGGTCTATGCTCCAATTTTTAAACAAGCAGGAGAAACtgaaaacttacaaaaatattgaaGTTCATGAGACTGAATTTGAAGAGCTACAGTTTCGTGTTGAGAACTTTGGCGGAGCAACCACCATCGAGCGGATCTTGAAGGTCAGAATGATGTATAGTTCTTGAACCATCATGCCATGGATTGATATTATTGTACTCCCTCCTGGATATGTGGATTAAtcttgtcataaaaaataaatatatttctactctttaaaaaagaagtaatatttgttacaattttagtAATGATAATGCatctttttttgtctttgaaagaTTAATGTTTATGCGTGATACCACAAATTGTTATCTTCAAtccattttttcaaatacaTGGCCACGATTTCAACCAAATCCGGACTTCacaaattttcatttgattaaaaaagaaacacgttaaattcttaaaatttatttgtgaCTTCGAAATAGTATATAACACATTACTGCTTAGCAACATATTTCGTCTGATTGTTTTGTTGAGTTTGTCTTTTGGGCCTTTTGCGCGGTGGGGTTTAGAATGGGAATGAAgagttgtttcccaccatgggaaagatTTTTTGGACTGTTGGATTAAAGATGATTATTGATTTTAGCATGGTCTGTTCacacaagattttttttcattcccCTTTAACATTGACCTTCAACCTCCATTGTCTTCAAGTGAGGTTTAGCATGGGGAAGGGAAGTTGTTTCCTATGATAGGAAAGTTGATTTTAGccatttgattaaataaagaGTACACTATTATCATGTTCTCATAACACTGAATTATTTTGACACTCTTCTCCAACAATTCTCTCTCCTCCGTGTCTCCCTCACCAACCAGTACCACAACCAGCAACTTCACAATGTATTCATCTTCCATTTTCAGATCTTGGTCTCTGTTTAATTTTAACCTCTTATTTCAATTTGAGCCCCTCTTGAATCAGAATAAATCCATTACAAACAAAACCTTCAATAAACTAATATCACTTGATGTTGTTCGGAGAACAAACAGACTACTTGGATCTCTGTCTCATCTTTCGTTGCTTCCTCTTCAACCTCCTCATATGCTTCTTCTTCCACTTGGCACGCATGGTTGTTGAAAACGGATGAGAATTTGATGAGAGAAATTCATATTGGATTGAACATTACCATTATTATTtccattattattgttattattatcaatAATTGGTGGGTTTTTGTTAGCAAAATTTGCAGCAACCTCTCGAATTTGTTGTGGTATAAGTGAATTGTTAGAAACTGCATTGATAtccaaattgaaataaatttttatttgcaGCAACCTTTTGAATTAGTAGCAGATGATGATAAGGTTTTTATTTGATCAGTGGCAACATCATGATGATCCATGTTTAGTATAGTAGCTACTAGCTAgttacattcatataataataaatttttatgtgggtagctaatttcaattaatattggAGAATTCATTGTGTTGTGCTTGCCTATAAATAAACACCAAATGATGATGGCTCGTGTGTGAATAACTtggattttgaatttgaattgaatgaagGTCTTAGCTCTAAACGTGTTGATCAAAGTGAGTTAAGCAACTTTAAAGAACATTAAACAACAGAATGAATCAATgggttttaaaaaattaatgggttttgagaTCTGGTCGCACAACAAGAGTGAGAAAATTAGATCCGAGACAAATTGTGAGCCACTATGGAGAAGAGAGGGGAAATATATGGTGTGGACAAACCATCATAAAATGTATGCACctctttaatctaatggttaaaaaaaactttcccaTCATGGAAAACAACTTCCCTTTCCCATGTTAAACTTCACCTTATCTTCAACATATATACTTTCCTGCAATTACCCCTCTTTTCTGTTGAACTCCATGaatacacactttttttttccagatcTAGAATTTATGTTGCAGAACTATCGGAGGAGAGCATAAATCATATTatcttaaattatttgattactcttcttcaattataaattaatgaacTAGTACAATCTTAAAACTTTAAAGAAGCTAAAACTGTATTCCACATCTCATATCTTTGATGCCCACAAGCTTCATTTCATATCTCAAAGGCAGTAGTCCTATCACGGACGTTCGCTTCATTAGCCTATTTACAGATTTGTTCCTTCAATTTGTCATCAAATTTATGAGAAGGGGCAGCGTAAACTTGTACAACTAAGAAAGTGCTATGGTGTTGAACATTCCAAAAACTCAAAGGGTCAAATTGAACTCTAAGAAATGTATACAAGTGTGCTTCGATGAGCGAGGAACACACTGGTCTTGCAAACAAAATATTGCAATCAATGGTTTCTAAAATGAGTGTGTAATTAGATTAATCGTAAAGGCTCCTTAAATTTTGTTCCTTCATAAAATGAGTGTCTGTAGTTAGATCAACTAAAAAACAGAATCTAAATCACAAGAAAACGGTGTGGTGGTCAGGGGCGGTTTCACCGCCCGGCGACCCCGGGCGGTCGCCCGGGCTCGATCGATAATCTTTGCACATTAGACCCAACTCAAAAGTCAATTAACacacttacaaaaagaaaaatttgggcaatctgAAAAATTCTCACACGCAAATAGATCTCGGAATTTTATTTAACACACTATTGACGGGTTCATCTATCTTATTTTgacgggttaattgttcaaattgaccctgtaatataccttatgtctgaaaaatgacccttaaaaatacaaaacatatattctagcattataacttgaatttcttcttatttttgaccaTCCTGTGATATACGtgtagtctaaaaatgtgacctacatgttgaattttttcattatttttttcatacatgatTAGCACATTAAAATATagctttatataaaaaattaaatttcttcgaccagagataaattaattatgaattttcatttcctcataattatgaatttcttaaacaatttataattattattgtatCATGTTTCAATATTGTTTTCGTTTTTGAAATTGCAATTCATTCAATTTTGAACCCACCATGCGAAGATGCAATTATTTTTGccttatgttttatttaaaatcacctCCTTGTTTAAGATTTTTAGGCAATTGAAATTCAAAGTTAGTTTTCATACATAACCAACTGTGTGAAGATACAattcttttttactttcatGTTCTATGTTAATGCAATGCACATtaactcttttttatttattgaagcTGCTGCTATGGTGCAACTTGCTAATCTAGACACTTGTAAACCAATCAAGGCAAGTCTTTCTGGAAATCCCAACAAAGTTTATGCTAATGAagctatttgatttttattcaagtttcacaattttaatttctttctaCATATTTCAATTCTTTATTTGATATCTTAAGTAGTAACATTGTTCATGTGTGTGTGACATTTAGTATTTCTGCAAATAGCTTTAGCTCAGTTGTTCATAACTTAAGTTGATAAAATGCTTGAGTCGTAAACATAGCGATGTGAATGAATGAGAGACGAGGATTTCAACTGTTTGATAATTCTGTCCCCTCTTGACTTCCTTGCTGATTGTTGGTTAGTTACATATATTATGCCTAGAGTCTCTAAACAAATGTTTACACTAGCGGGCTGTTTCCAGAAGCAGGGTGGCTGTGGTAAGCACACGTGAGATTCAAAATGGAAAGAAACTGATCCTTGTTAAGAAGATGCGCGACGGATCATTCACCATTAATCGTAGCTTCCTGGGCTTGAAGGCAAATAATAAAAGTGAAGGTTAGTTTTCCCAATGCTATaatagtttatgtttttatgaCTTTATGTTATTGACTTCACAACCAACCCTGTGAAGatagattttttcttttcttttttgtttcatgTAAACCCAAGAAAATTGTTAACCGTGTTAGGGAAAAGCGGATTTCGCGGCCGCTTTACATGGAGCGGTAGCGGGTCAAATCGCCCACTTTTCCACTTTCCCGGGTCTGAGTACAAAACGAGAGAAAGAGAGCCAAAAACGACTTTGTTTTTATAATCGACCCATGTGACCCGGTTTTTGACCCGGTTCGCTAGGAATAATAGAAGTTCGttatttgttgaataaattaaaataaatgcatATTTATGATTTCTTTGACATTGCTTGCTGAAAAGTCACACAATGAATGTGCCAGTTAAATGCATATTTTGATAGTTATTTTTctgacaaattattttaatacttAATATTATTGGTTATTAATTATCTTTCttaatttcaatataattttatttcaaatcatgaatacttcataaaatttgattaatatttaaggtattttagtat
Proteins encoded in this window:
- the LOC112419189 gene encoding uncharacterized protein; the encoded protein is MFYAFVLPFPFQVPFFLSLHARASPQKAAAMVQLAILDTCKPIKAIGRSKGAVNPFTGKPVALFNEQPPQEVKPETDEKTKVYYHANGKLEFLLMNHQLGLRSMLQFLNKQEKLKTYKNIEVHETEFEELQFRVENFGGATTIERILKVRMMYSS